Proteins from a genomic interval of Pseudomonas sp. RC10:
- the dctA gene encoding C4-dicarboxylate transporter DctA: MTRIISPAAGAAARRKTRFYEDLTFQVLTGMVLGVAVGALAPDIGQSLKPLGDVFIRLIQMVVGLIIFCTVTHGIASVRDLGKVGRIAIKAIVYFEVITTLALVIGLVTINVLKPGVGMNIDPELLRTAGEAVHPAANMSLGEFMLNLVPKTATGAFAEGEILQILVFSVLFACGLASLGDKAQPVLNVVETVSQALFWVIRLAMKLAPIAAFGAIAFTVAKFGLKSLVPLAALVGEFYLTCAIFFLIVLAPVAWYAGFSLLKLMRYIREELILVIGTNSSESVFPQLIAKLKRLGVEESVVGLVLPTGYSFNHDGTCLYFAAVSVFLAQATGTALGWEQQLSLLFVLLVTSKGGAGVAGSAIAVLAMTLAATHAIPVASIALILGVHRILASAFVFTNIAGNCVATLVVGKWENAIDRPRLHSELDAGYRAA, encoded by the coding sequence ATGACTCGTATCATTTCACCCGCTGCTGGCGCTGCCGCCCGGCGCAAGACCCGGTTCTACGAGGACCTGACCTTTCAAGTGCTGACCGGCATGGTCTTGGGCGTCGCCGTCGGCGCCCTTGCCCCCGACATTGGCCAGAGCCTCAAACCCTTGGGCGATGTGTTCATCCGCCTGATCCAGATGGTGGTCGGCCTGATCATCTTCTGCACCGTCACCCACGGCATCGCCAGTGTCAGGGACCTCGGCAAAGTGGGCAGGATCGCGATCAAAGCCATCGTTTATTTCGAGGTGATCACGACCCTGGCCCTCGTGATCGGCCTGGTCACCATCAACGTGCTCAAGCCCGGCGTGGGCATGAATATCGACCCGGAGCTGTTGCGCACCGCGGGCGAAGCCGTGCACCCCGCCGCGAACATGAGCCTCGGGGAGTTCATGCTCAACCTCGTGCCGAAGACCGCCACCGGCGCGTTTGCCGAAGGTGAAATCCTGCAAATCCTTGTGTTCTCGGTGCTGTTCGCCTGTGGCCTGGCGTCGTTGGGCGACAAAGCCCAGCCGGTGCTGAACGTCGTGGAAACGGTGTCGCAGGCGCTGTTCTGGGTCATTCGTCTGGCGATGAAACTGGCGCCCATCGCCGCCTTTGGTGCGATCGCCTTCACCGTCGCGAAATTCGGGTTGAAGTCCCTCGTGCCGTTGGCGGCCTTGGTGGGGGAGTTCTACCTGACCTGCGCGATCTTCTTCCTCATCGTGCTGGCGCCGGTGGCCTGGTATGCCGGGTTCAGCCTGCTGAAACTCATGCGCTACATCCGCGAAGAGCTGATTCTGGTGATCGGCACCAACTCCTCGGAAAGTGTCTTCCCGCAACTGATCGCCAAGCTCAAGCGGCTGGGCGTGGAGGAATCCGTGGTCGGCCTGGTATTGCCCACCGGCTACAGCTTCAACCACGACGGCACCTGCCTGTACTTCGCGGCAGTCTCGGTGTTCCTCGCCCAGGCCACCGGCACGGCATTGGGATGGGAGCAACAACTGTCGCTGCTGTTCGTGTTGCTGGTCACCTCCAAAGGCGGCGCGGGCGTGGCGGGGTCGGCCATTGCGGTACTGGCCATGACCCTGGCCGCGACCCACGCGATTCCCGTCGCCAGCATCGCGCTGATTCTGGGCGTGCATCGCATCCTCGCCTCGGCGTTCGTCTTCACCAACATCGCCGGTAACTGCGTGGCGACGCTGGTGGTCGGCAAATGGGAAAACGCCATCGACCGACCGCGTCTGCACAGCGAGCTGGATGCGGGCTACCGAGCCGCCTGA
- a CDS encoding amidohydrolase family protein → MKLLDTHTHVISPDSARYPTDPIGGHQSEWSRARPVDAEGLLRAMDAADIEQAVVVQASTVYGHDNRYVTETVRAHRDRLVGVYSLDALAADAVDKIAYWQDQGLSGFRLFTTGSTMPGQGDWLGHADSYPAWAYAEANGIPVCLQMTMEGIPALRSLLERFPKAIVLLDHCARPVLNEGAPYAASKALLDLATFPGVHLKLTNRTLAASAEGQSTPVDFLRTIIAAFGADHIAWGSNFPAAAGTLAELADTARSVLGELSSDEQQAIASGTARRLYPFQSSGAR, encoded by the coding sequence GTGAAGCTGCTTGATACCCACACCCACGTCATTTCCCCCGACAGCGCCCGTTACCCCACCGACCCCATCGGCGGCCACCAATCGGAATGGTCCCGTGCCCGTCCGGTCGATGCCGAGGGCCTGCTGCGCGCCATGGACGCTGCCGACATCGAACAGGCCGTGGTGGTCCAGGCCTCGACGGTCTACGGCCACGACAACCGCTACGTCACTGAAACCGTGCGTGCCCATCGTGATCGTCTGGTGGGCGTGTACTCGCTGGATGCGCTGGCCGCCGATGCCGTCGACAAGATCGCTTACTGGCAAGATCAGGGCCTGTCGGGTTTTCGCCTGTTCACCACCGGCAGCACCATGCCGGGTCAGGGCGACTGGCTGGGGCACGCCGATTCCTATCCGGCGTGGGCGTATGCCGAAGCCAATGGCATCCCGGTCTGCCTGCAAATGACCATGGAAGGCATACCCGCCCTGCGCAGCCTGCTCGAACGTTTCCCGAAGGCCATCGTGTTGCTCGATCATTGCGCCCGCCCGGTGCTGAACGAAGGCGCGCCCTACGCAGCGTCCAAGGCGCTGCTCGACCTGGCGACCTTCCCCGGCGTGCACCTGAAACTCACCAACCGCACTCTGGCGGCGTCGGCGGAAGGCCAATCCACCCCCGTCGACTTTCTGCGCACGATCATTGCCGCCTTCGGCGCGGATCACATCGCCTGGGGTTCGAACTTCCCTGCCGCTGCTGGCACGTTGGCAGAACTGGCCGACACCGCCCGCTCCGTTCTGGGCGAGCTGTCATCCGACGAGCAACAGGCCATCGCCAGCGGAACCGCGCGACGCCTGTACCCGTTTCAGTCGTCGGGAGCACGCTGA
- a CDS encoding LysR family transcriptional regulator, protein MDQVWSFNLRHLGALLEVAQACNISLAARTVNLSQPALAQAIFRIERLLDARLFERRSGGVTITAAGSQFVPRAERALAFLARGVAHIRRSHGMPTLPRLEQRVTMSQLRALVSVVGVGSYTRAASELGLSQPSLHRAMRELQDIIDIPLLERSGRAIRATVPAERLVHFVRLMLAELRAGIDELSTRDEGLGGTLHIGVLPVARAWFLPKVLAEFCTRWPAASVDILEGPYAELLTHLRQGDVDLLIGSQRESVPEQDVIQQALFDDELVIVGRAGHPLHGKPALDTADLLNHHWVMPAPGTPMRVSWERMFQVRGQTPPVLRVQCGSLTIKRGLMMEGDWLTLMSRDQFRLESQVGQLVEIGSPGQGFWRTIALTRRTDWRPTLLQASFIELLGSVAGEMGDGEGGVGW, encoded by the coding sequence ATGGATCAGGTCTGGTCATTCAATCTTCGTCACCTTGGCGCGCTGCTGGAAGTCGCGCAGGCCTGCAACATCAGCCTGGCGGCGAGAACCGTGAACCTGTCGCAGCCGGCATTGGCGCAGGCGATCTTCCGCATCGAGCGTCTGCTGGATGCGCGCCTGTTCGAGCGTCGCTCGGGAGGCGTGACCATCACCGCCGCCGGCAGCCAGTTCGTACCCCGTGCCGAGCGGGCACTGGCCTTTCTGGCCCGGGGTGTCGCGCACATTCGCCGCAGCCACGGCATGCCGACGCTGCCACGGCTTGAGCAACGGGTGACCATGAGCCAGCTTCGGGCGCTGGTGTCGGTGGTGGGCGTGGGCAGCTACACCCGTGCGGCGAGCGAACTGGGCCTGTCGCAGCCATCGTTGCACCGGGCGATGCGCGAATTGCAGGACATCATCGACATCCCGTTGCTGGAACGCTCCGGACGAGCGATACGCGCCACCGTGCCCGCCGAACGGCTGGTGCATTTTGTCCGATTGATGCTGGCTGAGCTGCGTGCCGGGATCGACGAACTCTCCACCCGCGACGAAGGGCTGGGCGGCACTTTGCACATCGGCGTGCTGCCTGTAGCGCGGGCGTGGTTTCTGCCCAAAGTGCTCGCCGAGTTCTGCACCCGCTGGCCGGCGGCGTCCGTCGACATCCTCGAAGGTCCGTACGCCGAATTGCTGACGCACTTGCGCCAGGGCGACGTGGATCTGTTGATCGGCTCCCAGCGCGAATCCGTGCCCGAACAAGACGTCATCCAACAGGCACTGTTCGACGACGAACTGGTCATCGTCGGCCGCGCCGGGCATCCCCTGCACGGAAAACCCGCGCTGGATACCGCCGACCTGCTGAACCACCATTGGGTCATGCCCGCGCCCGGCACCCCCATGCGCGTGAGCTGGGAACGCATGTTCCAGGTCCGCGGCCAGACCCCACCGGTGCTCCGCGTGCAATGCGGATCGCTGACCATCAAGCGCGGCCTCATGATGGAAGGCGACTGGCTCACCCTCATGTCACGAGACCAGTTCCGGCTGGAAAGTCAGGTGGGACAACTGGTGGAAATCGGCTCCCCCGGACAAGGCTTCTGGCGCACCATCGCACTGACCCGCCGCACCGATTGGCGGCCTACGTTGTTGCAGGCTTCGTTTATTGAGTTGCTGGGGAGTGTGGCGGGGGAGATGGGGGATGGGGAGGGTGGGGTTGGTTGGTGA